aaatctacattaaaaccctttgttggaatgctttacactttccacagaacagaaactaaaataacctgttatacaattagtcacaaatacagtcctcgagttttttgcccatacacatgagtatttgtctaaatcatgtcttctttgtagcagctaggccctgccaccactgtgcttggctgagttcacaaatctgttgtaccctgtagcttccctgtcacttctctggctctccgctcctgctaagctttgtttcctaattaaaatcttctgccactgccatagctactgctgctactggaaccgccatagccaccttggtttcgtggtttggcaaagtattggCCGCCACCACCAtaggggccagagcttctgcctccaaagtttcctcccttcatgggtccaaaatttgaagactgattgttgtaactgccaaaatcattgtagcttccaccacctccaaaattgcctccatcattaccaaatccgttatagccatccccactgccaccatatccaccaccaccacggctgccaccaaagccaccacgaccactgaagtttcctccacgaccaaagttgtcattcccaCCGAAACCACCTCCACGACCACCACCAAAGTTTGCTTTCTGCCCGTGGACGCCGCCGAAGAAGCATCGttaaagtctctcttctccctgcgaTCATGTCTAAGTCAGAGTCTCCTAAAGAGCCGGAGCAGCTGAGGAAGCTCTTTATTGGAGGGTTGAGCTTTGAAACAACCGATGAGAGCCTGAGGAGCCATTTTGAGCAATGGGGAACACTCACAGACTGTGTGGTAATGAGAGATCCAAACACCAAGCGCTCCAGGGGCTTTGGGTTCGTCACATATGCAACTGTGGAGGAGGTGGACGCAGCCATGAATGCAAGGCCACACAAGGGGGATGGAAGAgttgtggaaccaaagagagctgtctcaagagaagattctcaaagaccaggtgcccacttaactgtgaaaaaaatattcgttggtggcattaaagaagacactgaagaacatcacctaagagattattttgaacagtatggaaaaattgaagtgattgaaatcatgactgacagaggcagtggcaagaaaaggggctttgccttTGTAACCTTTGATGACCATGACTCCGTGGATAAGattgtcattcagaaataccatacTGTGAATGGACACAactgtgaagttaggaaagcTCTGTCAAAGCAAGAGATGGCTAGTGCTTCATCCAGCCAAAGAGGTCGAAGTGtcaaaaggattttatttctccattgcttacgaagcttagtttggctggatatgaaattcttggttgaaatttcttttcctttttccttttccccattcctttccctcccctcccctcctttcttgtcacccaggctagagtgcaatggtgcagtctcggctcaccacagcctctgcctcctggattcaagtgattctcctatctcagcctcctgagtaactgggattacaggcatgtgccactatgcccagctaattttgtatgttgaggagagatggggtttctccatgttggtcaggctgccttcaaactcccaacctcaggtgatccacctgcctcagcctcccaaagtgctgggattacaggcatgagctaccacacccggcctggaatttgttttctttacataTACTGAATATAAGCTCCCAGTcttttctggcttatagggtttctgctgaaagatctgctgttGGCCTGATGAGTTTATCTTTGTAGGTaacctgccccttctctctagctgcctttaaaggtttttctttgtttttgtttgtctttttttttttttttttttgcactgaccttggaaaatctgataAATATGTATTGGAGGGATGGTTGACTTATAGTATTTTGCAGTTGTTCcctgaatttgcatgttgatGTGTCTAGtaaggttggggaaattttcatggacaatttccatgtatttaattTGTacactgctatgaaaaaatacctgaaactaggtaatttatttttattattattaatttttattgtactttaagctctgggatacatgtgcgcatcttgcagggttgttgcataggtacagacatgccatggtggtttgcagtctccGTCCCCCTGTCGCCTACACCAGGCATTTCTCTCAGTGtttttcctccccagcctccctcccccaaccctgctgtttctcccctagtcccccacccctcaacctactccagtgtgtgatgttcccctctctatgcccatgtgttctcattgttcaacacccgcctatgagtgagaacatgcagtgtttgattttctgttcttgtgtaggtttgttgagaatgatggtttccagattcatccatgttcctacaaaggatacaaactcttcgttttttatggctgcatattaatccatgttgtatatatgccacgttttccttgtccagtctatcattgatgggcatttgggttggttccaggtctttgctattgtaaacaatgccacagtgaacatacgtgtgcatatgtctttataataggactatttataatcctttgtgtatgtacccagtaatgagattgctgggtcaaatggtatttctatttctagatccttgaggaatcaccctGCTGTCTTCTATAAttgttgaactagtttacactcccaccaatagtgtaaaagtgttcctatttctccacatcctatccagcatctgtctccagattttttaatgatcgcgattctaactggcatgagatagtatctcaatgtggttttgatttgttttctctaatgaccaatgataatcagcatttttgtcatgttttttgacctcataaatgtcttcttttgaaaagtgtctgtttgtatgttttattcactttttgatgggattgtttttttcttgtacattggttttagttgtttgtagatttattagccctttgtcagatgggtagcttgcaaaaatttttcccattctgttggttgctggttcactttaatgattgtttcttttgctgtgcagaaactcttaagtttaattagatcccatttgtctattttggtttttgttgccattgcttttggtgttttagtcatgaagtcgttgcctatgcctgtgtcctgaatggtattgcctaggtttacttttagggtttttatggtgttacgttatgtttaaatgtttaatccatctggagttaatttttgtataaggtgtaaggaatgggtctagtttcagctttctgcacatcattagccagttttcccaacatcatttactAGACAGAGAGTCCTTTCCTGattgtttttgtcgggtttgataaagatcagttggttgtaggtgtgtggcattacttctgaggcctctgttcttttccattggtctatatctctgttttgataccagtaccatgctgttttgattattgtagccttgtagtagaatttgaagtcaggtagcatgatgcctccagctttgttctttttgcttaggattgtgttggtTATGCGGACTCTCTTgtggctccatatgaagtttaaagtggttttttcccagttctgtgaagaaggtcgatggtagcttgatggggacaacattgaatctgtaaattactttgggcagtatggccattttcacgatactgatcctttctaaccatgagcatgggatgttttttcatcttgtttgtgtcctatcttatttacttgagcagtcctttgtagttctccttgaagaggtcttttacatcctttgttagttgtattcctaggtattttattctttttgtaacaattgtgaatgggagttcactcatgatttggatctgtttgttattggtgtataggaatgcttgtgatttctgcacattgattttgtatcctcagactttaatgaaaatgtttatcagcttaaggagattttgggctgaaacattggggtcttctagatatatgattatgtcatctgcaaatagagacaatttgactttctcttttcctaattgaataccctttacttTTCCTGCTGaattactatattgaataggagtggtgagagagggcatccttgtctagtgccagttttcaaagggaatgcttccagttgttGCCTgctcagtatgatattgactgtgggcttttattatttagagatatgttccatcgatacctagtttattgagagtttttagcataaagtgctgttgaattttgtcgaaggccttctctgcatctattaattatgtggtttttgtctttggttctgtttatgtgatggattatgtttataaatttggCTTATGTTGAACcggccttgcatcccaaggatgaagcctaGTTGATTGTGattgataaactttttgatgAGCTGCtacatttggtttgccagtatttattgaagatttttgcctcgatattcatcatggatattggcctgaagttttctttttcagttgtgtctctgccaggttttggtatcaggatgaagttggtctcataaaatgagcaGGGAGGATTCTGTCTtgcattgtttggaataatttcagaa
The sequence above is a segment of the Saimiri boliviensis isolate mSaiBol1 chromosome 2, mSaiBol1.pri, whole genome shotgun sequence genome. Coding sequences within it:
- the LOC141583455 gene encoding heterogeneous nuclear ribonucleoprotein A1-like; amino-acid sequence: MSKSESPKEPEQLRKLFIGGLSFETTDESLRSHFEQWGTLTDCVVMRDPNTKRSRGFGFVTYATVEEVDAAMNARPHKGDGRVVEPKRAVSREDSQRPGAHLTVKKIFVGGIKEDTEEHHLRDYFEQYGKIEVIEIMTDRGSGKKRGFAFVTFDDHDSVDKIVIQKYHTVNGHNCEVRKALSKQEMASASSSQRGRSVKRILFLHCLRSLVWLDMKFLVEISFPFSFSPFLSLPSPPFLSPRLECNGAVSAHHSLCLLDSSDSPISAS